From the Cryptomeria japonica chromosome 2, Sugi_1.0, whole genome shotgun sequence genome, one window contains:
- the LOC131047424 gene encoding caffeoylshikimate esterase: MIKEGKIINYRVGKNDSKMSRNINTFVSVLCSPPGAVAAVAVVVVACALRLSRLKINSRVTAPIVQMEGLDAEKSSLARMKLDYSPARKRVRQAFIQVQQNLDHCLFKMVKSGVKTEEKYEINSRGLEIFTKSWLPEVGPLKAIIFFCHGYGDTCTFFFEGIAKKLAVSGYGVFAMDYPGFGLSEGLHCYIRSFDRLVDDVIEQFSKIRAKPEYKDLPCFLFGQSLGGAVALKIHLKQPQVWDGAVLVAPMCKLADDVTPPWLMIQILLVIARVFPKKKLVPQKDLAELAFRDLKKRKLAAYNVIAYKGKPRLRTAVQMLRTTQEIEKRMHEVSLPLLILHGAADIVTDPSVSKALYEKSRSVDKQLKLYDNAFHAILEGESDERIYEVLDDIVSWLDAHCNTRQR, from the exons ATGATCAAGGAAGGGAAAATCATTAATTACAGAGTAGGTAAGAATGATAGCAAAATGAGTAGGAATATAAATACATTTGTTAGCGTGCTGTGTAGTCCTCCTGGCGCTGTGGCAGCTGTGGCAGTTGTAGTAGTTGCATGCGCTCTGAGGTTAAGTAGGCTGAAGATCAACAGCAGGGTCACAGCACCTATTGTTCAAATGGAAGGCCTCGATGCAGAGAAATCCTCCCTTGCTCGGATGAAGCTGGATTATTCTCCTGCCAGGAAAAGAGTCAGGCAGGCATTTATTCAAGTTCAGCAGAATCTGGATCATTGCCTCTTTAAG ATGGTGAAGTCTGGAGTAAAGACTGAGGAG AAGTATGAAATAAACTCAAGAGGCCTAGAAATTTTCACCAAAAGTTGGCTCCCAGAGGTTGGTCCATTGAAGGCCATTATCTTTTTTTGCCATGGATATGGGGATACATGTACCTTCTTTTTTGAAG GAATTGCCAAGAAACTTGCAGTGTCCGGATATGGTGTATTTGCAATGGATTATCCAGGATTTGGCCTTTCAGAAGGTCTCCATTGTTATATCCGAAGTTTTGATAGACTCGTGGATGATGTTATTGAACAATTTTCCAAAATCAGAG CCAAGCCAGAATACAAGGATCTTCCGTGTTTTCTTTTCGGACAGTCCTTAGGAGGAGCAGTGGCCCTAAAGATCCATCTGAAGCAACCTCAAGTATGGGATGGAGCTGTTCTAGTTGCCCCTATGTGCAAA CTTGCAGATGATGTTACTCCACCTTGGCTAATGATACAGATTTTATTGGTCATAGCTCGCGTCTTTCCTAAAAAGAAATTGGTTCCTCAGAAAGACTTAGCAGAGTTGGCATTTAGAGACTTAAAAAAGAGAAAGCTG GCTGCTTACAATGTAATTGCCTACAAGGGCAAGCCACGACTCAGAACTGCTGTACAGATGCTAAGGACTACACAAGAAATAGAAAAAAGAATGCATGAA GTTTCTTTACCATTATTAATTCTACATGGAGCTGCTGATATTGTAACTGATCCTTCTGTCAGCAAGGCTTTATATGAGAAGTCACGAAGTGTTGACAAACAACTGAAACTTTATGATAATGCATTTCATGCTATTCTAGAAGGCGAGTCAGATGAGAGGATTTACGAAGTCCTAGATGATATTGTTTCTTGGCTTGATGCACACTGTAATACGAGGCAAAGGTAG